ATGTACACCGTGTAGCCCGTTCGCCGCCCGTAACGAACGACCACGCTGTCGCGATCCAGCCACCGTCGTGCCGCCCCGAGCACGGCGACCATCCACGCCCACGCGACCATCGAGTAGAGCGTCCAGAATGCGAGGTACGCCAGCGAGTATGGCGGCGGAATTCGCGCGGGGACGACCCCGGTCCATGCTCCCACCGAGAGACAGGCCGTTCCCAACGCCGCGGCGGCGAACGCGCGCGGCCATTGGGCGTCGATCGCCCGCCCGAGCCACGGCGTGCCCGCGAGGACGAAGCCGTAGATGTACGCCACGAACAGGAGCGCGTGATTCGACCAGTCGCTCGCCAGCATGTGACGCTCCGGGAACAAACCCCAGAGCAGGTTGCGCTCGAGAATGAGCGGGACCGCGAGCCACAGAATTCCGCCGCGATGCCCCGACACCTTCGCCGCCCAACGTATCGTTCGCCCGCTGCCGTTTCGCATCCAGTACCGAAAGAGTGGAAGCGCGAGCAGCGAGTACAGGAACAAATGCGCCAGAAACCAAAGGTGATGCCAGGAGAAATTGCCCCTCGGATAGATGCCGTCGAAGAAGCGAGGGTAGAACGCGAAGAACGATCCGCTGAACTGGCCGCGGAACCGCCGCTCGAGATAGACCTGAGGGGGAACCAGCGTGAGCGTTCCGATGATCAGCGGAAGGAGCACGCGGACTACGCGATCGCGAAAATACGCCCGGTTGTCCCGACGGTGCAGCGAGTACCAGGCGCTCACGCCGGCGAGCAGCATGATGATCGGCATGACCCAGGGCGCCGGGATGAGAGCGAGCTCCCCGATTAGTCGGCTCCGCTCGGCGTTCTGGATATGCCATTCGTCCCACGGATTGAACACCTCGGCGACGTGAACGACGAAGACCAAGGCGATTGCCCAGACCCGAACCGCGTCGACGTAGTGGACTCGTGCGCCGTGCCGCCCCGCCTGCCGATTCACGTTTCGGACCCTCGCGTTGCGCCCTCGGGTCGGATTGCATAGGCGATCCATCGACCGCCTATCTCTGCAAGATCGTGTCACAGCTCGGGCGGGGCGCTTCGAGCTCAACGGCGGCGCCGAACGAGGTCAGCCGTTCGGCATTACATTGGCCCGATGCCGACCACATTCATTCAGCACCCGGGGCGCTCCGGGATGTTCGGGGCGTTGATGGACGAATACGCCCGGGCCGCCGAGGACTTCTGCCGCGTGACCGACTGGTTCGACGCGTCGCGCTTCGACGGCGAGCGGCCGGAGAATTCCGCCACCACCAGGTCGCCGCGCATCATGTGCGCGCACGTCTGCGGCGCGTCGCACCGCTACGCCCACTACATTCGCAAAGCGCGCGGCGTGGACTTCATCGAGTACTATCAGGTCGAGCCCGCGCTCA
The window above is part of the Gemmatimonadaceae bacterium genome. Proteins encoded here:
- a CDS encoding acyltransferase family protein, giving the protein MNRQAGRHGARVHYVDAVRVWAIALVFVVHVAEVFNPWDEWHIQNAERSRLIGELALIPAPWVMPIIMLLAGVSAWYSLHRRDNRAYFRDRVVRVLLPLIIGTLTLVPPQVYLERRFRGQFSGSFFAFYPRFFDGIYPRGNFSWHHLWFLAHLFLYSLLALPLFRYWMRNGSGRTIRWAAKVSGHRGGILWLAVPLILERNLLWGLFPERHMLASDWSNHALLFVAYIYGFVLAGTPWLGRAIDAQWPRAFAAAALGTACLSVGAWTGVVPARIPPPYSLAYLAFWTLYSMVAWAWMVAVLGAARRWLDRDSVVVRYGRRTGYTVYIVHQPIIVAVAFLVVQTNAPVAVKFTEIFVISGIATFLSAELVSRFAGPAFVALSGVAHAALQDAHAEHGHAD